The following proteins come from a genomic window of Methanosarcina sp. MTP4:
- the pta gene encoding phosphate acetyltransferase → MAKFLDKISERAKILNKTIVLPESEDIRTIQAAVKATERGVAKIILIGKEAAIKELAGDLDLSGITIIDPETYENKDKYINAFYELRKHKGISMENAAEVMKDYMYFGVMMVKLDEANGMVAGASHSSSDTLRPALQIVKTAPDAALASAFFIISVPDCEYGSEGTFLFADSGMVEMPSVEDVANIAIISAKTFELLVQDEPKVAMLSYSTYGSAKSPLTEKTIASTKLAKEMAPDLLIDGELQVDAAVVPAVGAKKCPGSPVAGQANVFIFPDLNCGNIAYKIAQRLAKAEAYGPITQGLAKPINDLSRGCSDEDIVGAVAITCVQSAAQDK, encoded by the coding sequence TTGGCTAAATTCTTAGACAAAATCAGCGAAAGAGCAAAAATACTTAACAAGACAATCGTTCTCCCCGAATCTGAAGATATCAGAACAATCCAGGCTGCCGTAAAGGCAACTGAGCGTGGTGTTGCCAAGATCATTCTTATAGGCAAGGAAGCCGCCATAAAGGAACTGGCAGGTGACCTGGACCTTTCAGGAATTACAATCATAGACCCCGAAACATACGAGAACAAAGACAAGTACATTAATGCCTTCTACGAGCTGCGCAAGCACAAGGGAATCTCAATGGAAAACGCAGCAGAAGTCATGAAGGACTACATGTACTTCGGCGTTATGATGGTCAAGCTGGATGAAGCAAACGGTATGGTAGCCGGTGCGTCCCACTCCTCTTCTGACACCCTCAGGCCTGCCCTCCAGATCGTGAAGACCGCCCCCGATGCTGCCCTCGCATCTGCTTTCTTCATCATCTCAGTGCCTGACTGCGAATACGGGTCCGAAGGAACCTTCCTCTTTGCCGACTCCGGCATGGTCGAAATGCCCAGTGTGGAAGACGTTGCAAACATTGCAATCATCTCTGCCAAGACATTCGAACTGCTGGTTCAGGACGAGCCCAAAGTCGCAATGCTTTCCTATTCCACCTACGGAAGCGCCAAGAGCCCCCTGACCGAAAAGACGATTGCTTCAACAAAGCTTGCAAAAGAAATGGCACCCGATCTCCTGATCGACGGGGAACTCCAGGTGGATGCGGCAGTCGTTCCAGCCGTTGGAGCCAAGAAGTGCCCGGGCAGCCCTGTTGCCGGTCAGGCTAACGTCTTCATTTTCCCTGACCTGAACTGCGGAAACATCGCATACAAGATCGCCCAGAGACTTGCCAAGGCTGAAGCCTACGGTCCTATCACCCAGGGACTGGCCAAGCCTATCAATGACCTTTCAAGAGGCTGCAGTGACGAGGATATAGTAGGGGCCGTTGCCATCACATGTGTCCAGTCAGCTGCACAGGATAAATAA
- a CDS encoding flavodoxin family protein gives MKILGISGSPRKGQNCEKMIGTVLKLAEERGFETDSVFLSSSKIAPCTACGACREKDCCVIEDDMENVYEKMREADGIIVAAPVYMGNYPAQLKALFDRSVLLRRKNFALKNKVGAALSVGGSRNGGQEKTIQSIHDWMHIHGMIIVGDDAHFGGIAWNPVEEDTVGMQTVRNTAAKLCDVLEIIEKK, from the coding sequence ATGAAAATTTTAGGCATTTCAGGAAGTCCTCGAAAGGGACAGAACTGTGAAAAAATGATTGGAACCGTCCTAAAGCTTGCAGAAGAAAGGGGCTTTGAAACCGATAGCGTTTTTCTCTCTAGCTCAAAGATTGCCCCCTGCACGGCTTGCGGGGCCTGCCGGGAAAAAGACTGCTGCGTGATCGAAGATGATATGGAAAATGTTTATGAAAAAATGAGAGAAGCTGACGGCATAATCGTTGCCGCTCCCGTGTATATGGGAAATTACCCTGCCCAACTCAAAGCCCTTTTTGACCGCAGCGTACTTCTCCGGCGCAAAAACTTTGCCCTCAAAAACAAAGTAGGGGCTGCCCTTTCCGTAGGAGGGTCAAGAAACGGCGGACAGGAAAAAACAATACAGTCCATCCATGACTGGATGCATATCCACGGGATGATCATTGTAGGAGACGACGCCCACTTCGGAGGCATTGCCTGGAACCCCGTCGAAGAAGACACAGTGGGAATGCAGACGGTCCGGAATACCGCAGCAAAGCTCTGCGATGTCCTTGAAATTATAGAGAAGAAATGA
- a CDS encoding chloride channel protein: MEDGPESKFRFHNVSEYHKLTEHIAQRFDTESTRVNSFAIVIGILTGLVIGLYDRALRYSSIFFGISEDLPTHDYTNYGIILVPAVGGLIVGLISHFMIKQHYGVEGLIETVTLRGAKIKPLYAFLEVFTSIITIGSGGSLGKEAPGILAGSGIGALVGRLAKSSERQLRILLGCGASGGIAAAFNAPLAGVVFVVEVIYGELETKTFIPIVISSVFATLISSTVFGIKPIQISHYELVNPYQELILYLVLGLLAGIVATVLIRTLYFTKEIFGKMPLHPAFKPAFGGLGVGIIGFFYPEVFGLGYSVITAALENQFTLDLLLILLVLKILAFSLTMGSGGSGGSIVPSLFSGAMLGGAFGTAANMLFPGIPAEPGAYALVGMAAVFAGTARAPLTAILILFEITRDYNMILPLMFACVLSNVMSNALHPESIFTEELRKKGFKIRKGREIDIMVSMLVKDAMVKHVQTVSEDKNVGTLIALMQASRHAGFPVLDSRGKLAGIVTLSDLRSKVEYGELEKKIGDISSREVEVAYPDETLDVVLKRLAVREIGRLPVVDREDKSKLIGLITRSDVVNSYNKKVVEKVRDTNERQ, from the coding sequence TTGGAAGACGGTCCGGAGTCCAAGTTCAGGTTCCATAATGTATCGGAATACCATAAACTAACAGAGCACATAGCCCAGCGCTTCGACACGGAATCCACCAGGGTAAATTCTTTTGCCATCGTGATCGGCATCCTGACAGGGCTTGTAATCGGACTGTACGACCGCGCTCTCCGATACAGCAGTATCTTTTTTGGGATTTCGGAAGACCTCCCGACTCATGACTACACAAATTACGGGATTATCCTGGTGCCTGCGGTAGGAGGCCTGATCGTAGGGCTGATATCTCATTTCATGATCAAACAACATTATGGCGTAGAAGGCCTGATCGAGACCGTTACCCTCCGGGGAGCCAAGATCAAGCCCCTATACGCCTTTCTGGAAGTATTCACCTCTATAATCACAATCGGTTCCGGGGGGTCCCTCGGAAAGGAGGCCCCGGGTATACTGGCAGGCTCAGGGATCGGGGCACTGGTAGGAAGGCTGGCAAAAAGTTCGGAAAGGCAGCTTCGGATCCTGCTTGGCTGCGGGGCTTCCGGAGGGATTGCAGCTGCATTCAATGCCCCCCTTGCAGGCGTTGTCTTCGTTGTAGAAGTAATTTACGGGGAACTTGAAACAAAAACCTTCATTCCTATCGTGATTTCCTCAGTCTTCGCTACCCTGATCTCCAGCACCGTTTTCGGGATAAAACCGATCCAGATCTCCCACTATGAGCTTGTGAACCCCTACCAGGAACTTATTTTATACCTGGTGCTCGGCCTGCTTGCGGGAATTGTCGCTACCGTCCTGATCCGGACTCTCTATTTTACGAAGGAGATATTTGGGAAAATGCCCCTTCACCCCGCTTTCAAACCCGCCTTTGGGGGGCTTGGCGTGGGCATCATAGGCTTTTTTTACCCGGAGGTTTTCGGGCTTGGTTATTCGGTTATCACCGCAGCCCTTGAAAACCAGTTTACCCTGGACCTCCTTCTCATTCTGCTGGTCCTGAAAATCCTTGCATTTTCCCTGACAATGGGCTCCGGCGGGTCGGGAGGTTCCATCGTCCCGTCCCTGTTCAGCGGGGCAATGCTCGGAGGCGCTTTCGGGACTGCTGCAAACATGCTCTTCCCCGGAATCCCAGCCGAACCGGGAGCCTATGCCCTTGTAGGCATGGCCGCAGTCTTTGCCGGAACGGCGAGGGCTCCCCTTACCGCCATCCTGATCCTTTTCGAAATCACCCGGGACTACAACATGATCCTCCCGCTTATGTTTGCCTGCGTACTCAGCAACGTGATGTCCAATGCGCTGCACCCCGAGTCCATCTTCACGGAAGAACTCCGCAAAAAAGGCTTCAAGATCCGCAAAGGCAGGGAAATCGACATCATGGTCTCCATGCTGGTGAAGGATGCGATGGTCAAGCACGTCCAGACTGTTTCCGAAGACAAGAACGTGGGTACCCTGATCGCCCTCATGCAGGCCAGCCGCCACGCAGGTTTCCCAGTCCTGGATTCCAGAGGCAAACTCGCCGGGATCGTGACCCTCTCGGACCTCCGCAGCAAGGTTGAGTACGGGGAACTCGAAAAGAAGATAGGGGATATCTCCAGCCGGGAAGTGGAAGTTGCCTACCCCGACGAAACCCTTGACGTCGTCCTCAAACGCCTGGCAGTCCGGGAAATAGGCAGGCTTCCCGTTGTTGACCGCGAAGACAAAAGCAAACTCATTGGCCTCATCACCCGCAGCGACGTAGTAAATTCCTACAACAAGAAAGTCGTCGAAAAGGTCCGGGACACGAACGAAAGGCAGTAA